In a single window of the Biomphalaria glabrata chromosome 5, xgBioGlab47.1, whole genome shotgun sequence genome:
- the LOC106058286 gene encoding uncharacterized protein LOC106058286 — translation MPGEERNKTDMLGRSSRLFEKIPKFDEQIDNLDSYIRRFETIAISTDTRQELWGPQLLTLIGGKGLDACQTLTESGMKDYKTLKKTLLEFYDFTEDGYRRRYYATKPKDGQDFKVFVNDLTTTFDKWFDATGLDKTFSKLKEFLLIDRVLTLCDGQLFGFIQERQPRDLKSLTELCQRYMAAHPDKRVTCQTEQPDIVFATRNVSNIQVGQRSRPTLRQQNDGMRPRSLSTIESRRCFECGTYGHIARNCNNSRQRNRGGRGGLHQQAGYRSDYNNRAYVAVLNKGDGEVTCFTTLVGEKRALTIRDTGATLIAVRDTFVEKDQYTGTWKQVEVFGGQRYSWPVAKVIVNTPYVKGEVMAVVFKDGPYDLIIGNIHSRMPHLGKGEINKWCREEVLLMETRQQARQRQREETEAKTLISDHGIMENATDMSLEENGSVIRESHSESQMWSPEEFQEGQRSDPSLEKIFKFAKEKSVVKSKTTEHSFLIKNNTLVRKYTDTKGELIQLVAPQKYRPKILHQAHDLSVAGHLGILKTKQRIQTAFYWPNMTKDVTNYVRSCQVCMLKDKRPPRQAPLQRTDLAEKPFEKIAIDIVGPMNPMSARGHRYILTVVDLATRWPEAIPLKSTTADDITSALIMLFARTGLPDTILSDRGPQFVAELTKQITGTLGIHQVFTSPYCPQSNGVCERLNGTIKSILSKVSSEKPENWDLLLPCVLFAYREIPQTSTGFSPFELVYGAKPRGPIDILKTLVYKQNIDPDSRTTYEKVIDLRSRIVTACQAARAALEERGELVRQRVNRGRKLRPFKAGQQVRVLLPSKTNKLQLAWQGPFAVTKRISNVDYEVEIRGKRKIFHSNILSDFHLRPCELELANDNGTTESALTSGIAQIACAFLCEENDGDDVGPELPLLPREKEDWHDVKIGAAPHGVRMKILEVLESFKDILTPTPGRTTTIRHDIKLTSTKPIKLRPYDIPLHHRDAVLKEIHELLEEGIIERSDSPYSAPIIIVRKKNKDEIRLCVDYRHLNKVTVPDCEPMPNPEDLFVKLAQARIFSKLDLSRGYYQIPLTERAKPLTAFITPFGLYHWNYMSFGLSNAPSTFNKLVRRVLEGRTDVVAYLDDICLFHNSWEEHVEGIQSLLLLLRQHGLTARPSKTEVGMGEIQFLGHVVGKGQLKPVHGTVQKILELKTPTSLKEVRALIGLCNYYRKFIPNFASLLEPITSLTRTKTYGRNTDTELRTSKKLTWNDECEQALQNLRQAFQMEPILKLPDVSKPFTLFTDASSVGLGACLMQEVHGDLHPVLYSSRKLSETEKRYAVIERECLAIVWVINKFSKYLAGAPFVLHTDHAPLIALNTKKMTSAKLTRWALSLQGFTFQVVPVPGKGNVIADTLSRNV, via the coding sequence ATGCCaggagaagaaagaaataagacGGACATGCTAGGACGTAGTAGCCGACTATTTGAAAAAATTCCCAAATTTGACGAACAAATAGATAACCTAGATTCTTATATACGTAGATTTGAGACCATAGCGATATCCACAGACACCCGACAGGAACTTTGGGGACCGCAACTACTGACATTAATAGGGGGTAAAGGGCTAGATGCATGTCAGACCCTGACTGAATCAGGCATGAAAGATTATAAGACATTAAAAAAGACTTTACTGGAATTCTACGACTTTACAGAAGACGGTTACAGACGAAGATACTACGCTACGAAACCCAAAGACGGACAggattttaaagtttttgttaATGATCTGACAACGACATTCGATAAATGGTTTGACGCGACCGGTCTAGACAAAACTTTTAGTAAGCTCAAAGAGTTCCTCTTAATAGACAGAGTACTAACTTTGTGTGACGGACAATTATTTGGATTTATACAAGAAAGACAACCCCGAGATCTCAAAAGTTTGACAGAACTGTGTCAAAGGTATATGGCTGCTCATCCGGACAAACGAGTAACTTGCCAGACTGAGCAACCTGACATTGTATTTGCCACTAGAAATGTATCGAATATACAAGTGGGGCAGCGTTCTCGACCCACACTTAGGCAACAGAATGATGGCATGAGGCCTAGGAGTCTGTCCACTATAGAATCAAGGCGCTGTTTTGAATGTGGCACGTACGGACATATAGCCAGAAACTGTAACAATAGTCGACAGAGAAATAGGGGAGGAAGAGGAGGCCTGCATCAACAAGCGGGGTACAGATCAGATTACAATAACAGAGCCTATGTTGCAGTGCTTAACAAGGGTGATGGGGAAGTTACTTGTTTCACTACGCTTGTAGGAGAGAAGAGAGCCTTGACTATCAGGGATACGGGAGCAACACTAATCGCAGTCAGAGATACATTTGTCGAGAAAGACCAATATACAGGGACCTGGAAGCAGGTTGAGGTCTTTGGAGGACAAAGGTACAGCTGGCCGGTGGCTAAAGTGATTGTAAATACACCGTATGTGAAAGGAGAGGTGATGGCTGTAGTTTTTAAAGATGGCCCATATGATTTGATCATAGGTAACATACATTCACGAATGCCACATTTGGGAAAAGGTGAAATCAACAAATGGTGCAGAGAAGAAGTCCTATTAATGGAGACCAGACAACAAGctagacaaagacagagagaggagacTGAAGCAAAAACTTTGATTAGTGACCACGGCATAATGGAGAACGCAACAGATATGTCTCTAGAAGAAAATGGCAGTGTGATTCGGGAGTCTCATAGTGAGAGTCAAATGTGGTCGCCAGAGGAGTTTCAAGAAGGGCAGAGGTCCGATCCGTCACtagagaaaatatttaaatttgccAAAGAGAAATCCGTGGTGAAGTCGAAAACAACGGAACATTCGTTTCTGATAAAAAACAACACGTTGGTACGGAAATATACAGATACAAAGGGGGAGCTAATACAGCTTGTGGCGCCACAAAAATATAGACCCAAAATTTTGCATCAAGCCCATGACTTGTCAGTCGCAGGTCATTTGGGTATATTaaagacaaaacaaagaatCCAGACAGCCTTCTACTGGCCCAATATGACTAAGGATGTAACAAATTATGTTAGGTCATGTCAGGTTTGTATGCTTAAAGACAAACGACCACCAAGACAGGCTCCATTACAGCGAACAGATCTAGCGGAGAAACCCTTTGAGAAAATAGCCATTGATATAGTGGGACCAATGAACCCAATGTCAGCCAGGGGCCATCGATACATTCTCACAGTAGTTGATCTCGCTACCAGGTGGCCAGAAGCTATTCCTCTGAAGTCCACAACTGCTGATGATATCACGTCGGCATTGATTATGTTGTTCGCTAGAACGGGGCTCCCAGATACCATTCTCTCAGACAGAGGACCCCAGTTCGTAGCAGAACTAAccaagcaaataactggcacaCTAGGAATTCATCAAGTATTTACCTCACCATATTGCCCTCAGAGCAATGGGGTCTGTGAAAGACTGAATGGAACAATCAAAAGTATACTGAGTAAGGTGTCGTCCGAGAAACCAGAAAACTGGGATCTACTTCTTCCTTGCGTTTTGTTTGCGTATCGAGAAATACCGCAAACTTCCACAGGATTTTCACCCTTTGAGCTAGTATATGGAGCAAAGCCTAGGGGCCCTATAGACATTCTGAAAACTTTGGTGTACAAACAGAACATTGACCCCGACAGCCGCACCACGTACGAGAAAGTGATAGATCTCCGAAGCAGAATCGTCACTGCATGTCAGGCAGCGAGAGCGGCCCTAGAAGAAAGGGGGGAACTAGTTAGACAAAGAGTCAACAGAGGTCGAAAATTAAGACCTTTTAAAGCCGGGCAACAAGTTAGGGTTCTTCTCccttcaaaaacaaataaattgcaaCTAGCATGGCAAGGGCCTTTTGCAGTCACGAAAAGGATATCCAATGTGGATTATGAAGTTGAAATTAgagggaaaagaaaaatttttcACTCAAATATTCTTAGTGATTTTCACCTACGACCTTGCGAATTAGAACTGGCCAACGACAATGGTACAACTGAATCGGCATTGACAAGTGGCATAGCTCAAATAGCGTGTGCATTTCTTTGTGAAGAAAATGATGGAGATGACGTAGGTCCAGAATTACCGCTACTCCCAAGAGAAAAAGAAGACTGGCATGATGTCAAAATAGGAGCGGCACCACATGGAGTTAGAATGAAAATACTGGAGGTGTTAGAGTCTTTTAAAGACATATTAACTCCTACACCAGGAAGAACAACGACAATTAGACATGACATAAAGTTAACGTCGACAAAACCGATTAAGTTGCGGCCATATGACATCCCATTACATCACAGAGATGCAGTGCTAAAGGAAATACATGAGCTACTGGAAGAAGGAATCATCGAGAGATCGGACTCACCCTACTCAGCACCAATTattattgtaagaaaaaaaaataaggacgAGATAAGATTATGCGTAGATTACCGTCACCTCAACAAAGTAACAGTGCCAGATTGTGAACCCATGCCAAATCCAGAAGATTTGTTTGTTAAGTTAGCACAAGCAAGAATTTTCAGCAAGTTAGATTTGTCTCGGGGATATTATCAGATACCCCTTACAGAAAGAGCGAAGCCACTCACCGCCTTCATCACGCCGTTTGGACTCTACCATTGGAACTACATGAGCTTTGGCCTCTCCAATGCACCGTCCACCTTCAACAAACTAGTTCGAAGAGTGCTTGAGGGTCGTACAGATGTTGTAGCTTATTTGGATGACATCTGCTTATTCCACAACAGTTGGGAGGAGCATGTAGAGGGCATACAATCCCTGCTATTGTTATTGAGACAGCATGGTTTGACGGCCAGACCCAGTAAGACAGAGGTTGGAATGGGCGAAATCCAATTTTTAGGGCACGTCGTTGGTAAAGGTCAATTAAAACCTGTCCATGGAACGGTGCAGAAAATTTTAGAGCTGAAGACGCCTACATCACTTAAAGAAGTGCGAGCTTTGATAGGTCTTTGCAACTATTATAGGAAGTTTATCCCAAATTTCGCGTCTTTGTTGGAACCTATCACTTCTTTAACGAGAACAAAGACTTACGGGagaaacacagacacagagCTCAGGACATCCAAGAAGCTCACATGGAATGATGAATGTGAGCAGGCCTTGCAGAACTTGAGACAGGCCTTTCAGATGGAACCTATTCTGAAATTGCCTGATGTATCAAAGCCTTTCACCCTTTTTACTGATGCCTCATCCGTTGGCTTAGGAGCCTGCCTTATGCAGGAAGTACATGGTGATTTACATCCAGTATTATATTCCAGCAGAAAACTGTCGGAAACAGAGAAAAGGTATGCAGTAATAGAAAGGGAATGTTTGGCAATTGTTTGGGTCATCAATAAGTTTTCCAAATACTTAGCAGGGGCACCATTTGTTCTGCACACTGACCATGCACCTCTTATAGCATTAAATACTAAGAAGATGACCAGTGCAAAACTGACACGTTGGGCTCTGAGTCTTCAGGGCTTTACGTTTCAAGTGGTACCGGTGCCTGGCAAGGGAAACGTTATTGCGGACACATTGTCGCGGAATGTCTAG